GATATCCGTTGTTCCCGTTTTCAAATAAATATAAACAAGAGCCACTAATAATAATAAAGATCCGGCGAGGGTATAAAGGAAAAACTTATAGGCCGCATAAACACGATTTTTACTCCCCCAAATACCGATGATAAAATACATCGGTATAAGGACCGCTTCGAAAAACACATAGAATAGTACAAAATCAAGTGAAACGAACACACCAATCACGAAGGTTTCCATCACCAGGAACGCAATCATAAACTCGCGGACACGATAGGTAATCGACTTCCAACTGGCGAGAATACATACGGGGATAAGCAAGGTGGTCAACAGCACAAAATAAATAGAAATTCCATCGATCCCTAAATAATAATGGATGTTAGCATCCTTAAACCATTCAAAACGCTCTTCATACTGAAACGCAGCCGTGTGCATGTTAAAATGCGTCAGAAGCAATAACGAAACCACAAACGTAATCGTTGAAACCGCCAGCGCTATCGACTTGGAAGAAAGGCCAGCCACATGAGAGCAACCATGACCATGGCCCGCATGCTCATGAGCTACCTGTGTGCCATTGCGGCAAAACAACAATAATACCAGCGCTCCCACGAAGGGTAACGCAAGCAACATACTTAAAATCGGGAAACTTGCCATATTAAGCCTCTACCTACTAATCCCTTATTATTTTTACCCTGTTATCCTGTACAGATACCAGAAGATAATACCAACGGTACCAAGCAACATCACAAACGCGTAATGGTACACATAACCACTTTGAACACGGCTTAAAACGACAGCCCAATAGTGTGAAACCCTGGCACTCCCGTTAGGTCCGAATCCATCAATAACGATGGTATCGATAATACGCCAACAAAATGTACCCAGTTTTTTAACGCCGCGGACAAAAACCAGACCATACAGCTCATCAAAATACCATTTGTTAAAAGAGATCAAATAAAGCGGACGCAGTTTCTTTGCCACTTTGGTTGGAATCGACGGTACCCATAAATAGAAAACATAGGCCATAACAATACCAGCTAATCCCACTGCCAACGGAGCCATTTTTACCCATTCAGGAACATGGTGTGCGTGAGCGAGGATATTTTCGCCCGGTGTACCCGCAACGGAATGATTCCAAAATGCCAGTGATGGATCGACCATACCAAGCAGATGTGCACCAATATAACCGGCAACCACAGCACCAACGGCTAATAATGCAAGCGGTATGGACATCGTTAAAGGCGACTCATGTGCATGGTCATACGTATGATGATCGGCACGGGTTTTACCGTTAAAGGTCAAAATGAGCAATCGCCATGAATAAAAGGCCGTGAGGAAAGCTGCGCATATCCCCATCCAAAACGCAAAATGTCCAGACAAAGACCCTGAAGCATAAGCACTCTCGAGGATGACATCTTTAGAAAAGAAACCAGCAAAAGGAGGAATTCCCGCTAGTGACAATGAACCAATCAGCATCACAGAAAAGCTAAATGGCAATTTTTTCATCAAGCCGCCCATTTTCTGGATATCTTGCTCATCAGACATGGCATGGATAACACTTCCACAACCGAGGAATAACAGGGCTTTGAAAAATGCGTGCGTCATTAAATGGAAAACACCAGCTGAATAGGCAGAAACGCCACAAGCAAAAAACATATAACCCAACTGGCTACACGTTGAATAAGCAACAACCCGCTTAATATCATTTTGCGTTATCGCAACGGTGGCCGCAAAAATGGCCGTTGTCGCTCCCACTACAGTAACCACGGCTAAGATGGCAGGTGCCAATTCGAATAAAGGTGAACAGCGTGCAACTAAGAAAACACCAGCCGTCACCATCGTAGCAGCATGGATTAATGCTGAAACCGGTGTTGGGCCTTCCATCGCATCTGGCAACCATGTATGTAAACCAATCTGAGCAGATTTACCCATGCAGCCAATAAATAACAACATACAGATAGCATTCATCAACGGGATTTGTGCTCCAAACAAGGTGATCGTCTGCGCCGCCACGCCCGGTGCTTTAGCAAAAATCTCATCAAAATAAATAGAACCCATCGTGGTATAGATTAAAAACACGCCCAAGATAAATCCAAGATCGCCGACACGGTTGACGATAAACGCTTTCATGGCCGCTGCGTAAGCAGACGGACGTTGGTACCAAAATCCAATCAGCAAATAGGAGCATAAGCCTACGCCTTCCCAACCTAAGAATAATTGCAAAAGGTTATCCGATGTCACCAACATCAACATAAAGAAGGTAAACAATGACAGATACGACATAAAACGCTGAATATGAGGATCATGCGACATATAGCCGATGGAATAAAGATGCACCAGCGATGATACCGATGTTACGACCACCAACATTACAGCCGTCAGTACATCAACACGTAAAACCCATTTAGCATTAAAGTCACCCGAGCTCACCCAATCCAAGAGGGTCACATGATAAGCCAAATGGTGTTGTGTTACTTGATAAAATAAAATACCAGCCATCACAGCTGATGCCACGAGCAAAGCCGTGGTTCCCCACTGGGCTATTTTAACCGGTATGCAGCGACATAATAATCCGCTGATTAAGGCTCCCAGTAATGGTAAGAATACGATAGCGCTTATCATCCGTTACCCTTTCATCTGATTAATATCATCAACAGCAATTGATCCGCGGTTTCTAAAATAGACAACCAGGATCGCCAAACCAATTGCTGCTTCTGCCGCAGCAACAGTCAGGATAAACATCACGAAAATCTGTCCAACTAAATCCTGCAAATACGCAGAAAATGCCACAAACTGGATATTCACAGCTAACAGCATAAGTTCGATTGACATCAATAATGTAATCACATTTTTACGATTCAAGAATATGCCGCATACGCCTATGGTAAAGAGCAGGGTACTTACGGTTAAAAACTGCATTAAACCTATTTGCATAAGATCACCTATTTAATCCCTTGGCCAAATTGGACTTTCACCAGTTCAACACCATCTTTAGCACGACGTGCAACCTGTTTTGAGATATTCTGTTTACGCACACCTGTACGTTGGCGGTGGGTTAACACAATTGCGCCAACCATCGCCACAAATAAAATAACGCCAGCCACTTCAAAAGGCGCGAGGTAGTCGGTATAAAGAACATTCCCTATCGCCCGAGTATTGCTGATATTCGTGGGGATTTGCTGAGCTAATGGCGCTGGTATCTTGGGAGCAGCATCGGTTGCACGCATCACCACGAATAATTCCGTAAACATAACCAACGCTACACACGCACCAATAGGAAGATATTTAATGAACCCCTGTTTAAGCACTGCGTAATTGACATTCATCATCATAATGACAAACAGGAACAAAACCGCTACCGCCCCTACATAGACGATAACCAGAATCATCGCCACAAACTCAGCCCCCATCAAAATGAATAGGCCAGAAGCATTGAAAAAGGCAAAGATCAAAAACAGTACCGAATGGACTGGATTTTTCATGGTGATCACGCACACGCCCGAAAGGAGTGTTAGTGCAGACAGAACATAAAACATCAGCATCATAAACATAAATGTACCATTATTCCTCAGACTGTGACCTGACCATTAACCGCTCTGCAAGCGCAGGTTCCCAACGATCGCCGTTGGCTAGTAATTTTTCTTTGTCGTAAAAGAGCTCTGCACGGGTCTCCGTTGCATATTCAAAATTGGGCCCTTCCACGATTGCATCCACCGGACAGGCTTCTTCACA
This portion of the Alphaproteobacteria bacterium genome encodes:
- the nuoL gene encoding NADH-quinone oxidoreductase subunit L: MISAIVFLPLLGALISGLLCRCIPVKIAQWGTTALLVASAVMAGILFYQVTQHHLAYHVTLLDWVSSGDFNAKWVLRVDVLTAVMLVVVTSVSSLVHLYSIGYMSHDPHIQRFMSYLSLFTFFMLMLVTSDNLLQLFLGWEGVGLCSYLLIGFWYQRPSAYAAAMKAFIVNRVGDLGFILGVFLIYTTMGSIYFDEIFAKAPGVAAQTITLFGAQIPLMNAICMLLFIGCMGKSAQIGLHTWLPDAMEGPTPVSALIHAATMVTAGVFLVARCSPLFELAPAILAVVTVVGATTAIFAATVAITQNDIKRVVAYSTCSQLGYMFFACGVSAYSAGVFHLMTHAFFKALLFLGCGSVIHAMSDEQDIQKMGGLMKKLPFSFSVMLIGSLSLAGIPPFAGFFSKDVILESAYASGSLSGHFAFWMGICAAFLTAFYSWRLLILTFNGKTRADHHTYDHAHESPLTMSIPLALLAVGAVVAGYIGAHLLGMVDPSLAFWNHSVAGTPGENILAHAHHVPEWVKMAPLAVGLAGIVMAYVFYLWVPSIPTKVAKKLRPLYLISFNKWYFDELYGLVFVRGVKKLGTFCWRIIDTIVIDGFGPNGSARVSHYWAVVLSRVQSGYVYHYAFVMLLGTVGIIFWYLYRITG
- the nuoK gene encoding NADH-quinone oxidoreductase subunit NuoK, with the translated sequence MQIGLMQFLTVSTLLFTIGVCGIFLNRKNVITLLMSIELMLLAVNIQFVAFSAYLQDLVGQIFVMFILTVAAAEAAIGLAILVVYFRNRGSIAVDDINQMKG
- a CDS encoding NADH-quinone oxidoreductase subunit J; translation: MFMMLMFYVLSALTLLSGVCVITMKNPVHSVLFLIFAFFNASGLFILMGAEFVAMILVIVYVGAVAVLFLFVIMMMNVNYAVLKQGFIKYLPIGACVALVMFTELFVVMRATDAAPKIPAPLAQQIPTNISNTRAIGNVLYTDYLAPFEVAGVILFVAMVGAIVLTHRQRTGVRKQNISKQVARRAKDGVELVKVQFGQGIK